CAGATGAAAGCCTGGAGTGGATTCTCTATGTATCCTGATTGTTCTTTCTTATACCTGAGCCTAACCAGGGCAACTCTCCTGCACATCCGGTCCCCTTTTGGTacaacccccccacctcccaaggTGATCCTCGTCTCTTACAGTGGGCCTAGAGCGCCTTGTGAGAATACTCCACTATGGGCAGCAGAGCAGCAGGCCTCCCCAGAATTAGAGGctgtccttcccctccccaccgcctcctccctgcctgggaCCAGCTCAGCCTTCAGTCCTCAAGGCCACCCAGGCTGGGCCCCAAAATCTCAGCGTGTGCAAAACACATGACTTGACAAACTGCCCCTTCTCGGCCCCTCCTGCACCAACTGGCAACACGGCTGCTGATCAGACCATCTACGCAAAtggcaggaggaaagagagggcCATACTCAGAGATTTGGGGGAGCCAAGAATGTCATACTTTAAcacaacttgtttttctttttttcttttttaaagattgtatatacttcttcatgagagacacacagagagaggcagacatagagggagaagcagattccctgcgggTACCTGGAtactggactcaatcccaggaccccaggaccccaggaccatgacctgagccgaaggcagacgttcaaccactgagccacctaggtgtcccaacaCAACTTGTTTTTCACATTCTGAAAAGCTACACCCTTTGCAGCTTTCCTTCATGTCCCTGACCAAAAGGGTATTAAATGCAGATGCACACAGATTAATATATCCAGAGGTTTGCTGAAAAGGACTCCTTCTGTCTTTCAGACCTGAAAgctcagagagaagcaggggagaTTTCCTTTCTATCCATTCTAACTTTTGCTTTAAGAACtactggagggcagccctggtggcgcagcggtttagcaccgcctgcagccgcaggtgtgatcctggagaccctggatcaagtcccatgtcaggcttcctgtatggagtctgcttctccctttgcctgtgtctctgcccctctctctctgtctctatgaataaataaaatctttaaaattttttaaattaaaaaaaaaattttttttaaattaaatttaaaaaaaaagaactctggaaGGTTTGATgtaaatacagattcctgggctgCACCCCTCTCCAAAGTGTCACAACTTTGAAAATCCTGAGTAGATTCATTACCTGTTGACACTCGAGTAGTGGATGGTGGTGAATAAGTTGAAGGGACCCAAGCATTACAGGTAATTGTTACAATGGTGTACAATATAAATGAGAGCTCTGACCTACTGCAACCCAGGTCTGAATCCAACCAGTGATCCCACTTTTACAAGAAAACTTCCCATGAGCAGGGAAGAGTCTTGCCCTTCAAATGCTACACCCAGGGTTCAGATTCCAGTTTGCCAGGCCCACAGGGTGTCCTTGTAACAGGTGCCTACAGACTTTACTTGTCCTGGGGCCTGAAAATGGCTGGGGAATACTCTGCATATAATCTAGCTAACTGCAGATCTCTTTCTTATAGATAAACATCATACAAACCTCATCGCACAAGCCAAGTGTGGGATCCAGGGGATGGAAAGGCAGGGTCCTCCAGCAGAGGCCTAACCAGCAGCGCTCCCGGTGAAAAAGGCATTAGCCATCCCTTCACCCCTCAAAATTCCCCTTAGTTCAGCCTTTTCCTCTGGGAAAAGATACTGGCCCCACATCTAAAACTACTGCCTCTGGCAATTCACAGACTCTAGAAGCTAAAATCAGCCCCATGAGAGCAATTAGCCCAGTTCAGGAGATCAGTGAAAATTtggctgttttttatttattgagggtaATTCGGTCcctgtatttaattaaaaaaaaaaaaatccatgagctAAAATCCATCATCTCCAACATTCCCAATTTTCTGATATTAATCAAGACTCTCTATCAATCCATATCTTGACTAGAAGGAAATTAAGTATGAAAGCCAAATTAAAGATGACTTGTTGCCGTAATCTCTCCACAGATTTAATTTTAGACAATGCCCAGAAATTCGTGAATCTTTCTAGTCCAATTTCTTAGACCGACTAGGCTACTAAAAAGTCCTCTTATGCCCATCTGACCAAAAGTCCAGAAGGATTCTCCCGGCAGTCAGGTTTTCCCAACAACCTTCCCTCATCATTGACGCTAAGGGCAGTTGTTCCAGAGTATtccaaatcacatttttaaaacaaaggtggagggacacgtgggtggctcagtggttgagcgtctgcctttagctcagagtgtgatcccggggtcttgggatcgagtccctcattggctccccacatggagcctgcttctccctctgcttatgtctctgtctctcatgaaaacataaataaataaaatcataaataaataaataaataaataaataaataaataaataaataaataaaacaaaggtggCCATAAGTCCCCCAGGTTCTCAACAACAGACACAGCCACAGTGCCCCAACATTTAAAGTGTGAGGACCTCCAGGGACACTGTTCTGGGGACTCATGACTCCTCTCAGCGCAAGGCTCCACAGAGCTTCCGACACATGGAATGTACGTGGGGGGGAATGTCTCTAAAAGCCCTTTGTGCCTATGGGCGTGTGAGAGCTGTGGTGGAAAAGCTTCAGATTCTTCCAAACAAACCATTTTAGGCCCTGATAGTCCCTTCTCTAAGATTCGTCTCTGGTGTAATTCTTGCCAACTAAATTTCCTAGTCACCCCATCTCTGTGTCCAGTTTAGTTCCCAAATGAATGATTTATAATTAGCCCATCTAGGGAGCCTAATCTGATGACTGTCACTCTGACTAACAACCAAGTCCCCTCAAATATTTTCTTGGCTCCGGCCCCATTCCTGAGAGCTGGGCCCTGGCCATACAGTCCTCTAGTAATAAGGACCAAGACATCCCCAGCATCCAGTTGACTCCCTCATGAACATTGCCTTCCCTCCCTCAAATGAACGAGAGTAGGAAGCCCACAAATCTTGCCGATAAAGATCTGACCTGCTACACctcatttcagctcagattaATTAGTTCTGCCTAATTGATGGTAATAACAAATCAGGAAGTATAGAATCACAAAACCTTTAGACCCAAAAGGAAttacttgcatttttttcctacCCTGAGAGTATTTTTGGAATCTACCCTCAATGCTTTAGAAATCCTGCAATGCAGCAGAAAGAATGAGGAAGTAAATGCAAATGTCCTGATCACCAACCAGGCTCCCACTTCACCTGTTTATTACAGATCCAgctttgggaaaattatttctcCAGGTCCTGGATTTCTGGTCTTTCCCTTATCCTGCTTTCTGGCAGAATAGTTGtgataaagaaaacacaatttatcATGTTACTTCCAGTTAGCAAAAGTGGAATCACTTCTAAGCAACTTGCAGGTACTTGATTCATTCCTTCATTGGTTCAACAAATATCTACATGCGAGGCTCTCTTGCAGCCTCTGAAGACCCATCAGAGAGGTAGCAGGCCCTTCTTCCAACTTGACACCTACTGGAGGAATCCGGCCAAACACATGGGCACAGATAATACAGCATTCCCGGGatgcaggaagcccagagagCTCACAGGAAGGGGTCCTAACTGTGTCAAGGGTGAGAGGGAATCAACTGGGAAAGAAACATTCTAGAAGTGGAGAAGAATATATGAAAGAGAACCAGAGAAGACACGCTTCCACAGGAACCAGAATGTAGTCCCACCGGGGCTGGAACAGGCTCTGAACGAGAGGCCATAGAAGCAAGGGTCAGATTGTGCTGTGAGTAGAAGAGACTTTATTCCGAGGGGTTTTAAACATTCATTCACTCTCATTTTTCTATCTGACTCTGTCTctgagtcagaaaagaaaaaaacaataatttcagCGTGTGATGAGCACTATCAAGACAACAAAGCAGAGAACGAAGAAATGAGTGATAGGGCAGTGGCTACTGCAAGGCAACGACGTGATCCACAGGATCTCCCCTTTAGAAATCTGaccacagaggcacctgggtggctcagtaggttaagcatctgacttcagctcaggtcatgatctccgggtcctgggattgagccctgtttctggctccacgctcagaagctcctgcttctccctctctcctgcccctccccctgcttgtgtgctctcattctctctctctctctctctctctgtcaaataaataaaatcttttaaaaacggaaagaaaaggaaggaaggaagaaagaaaaaagaaagtctgaccATGGTGCACAGAACCAACTGCAGGAAGACCAGTCAGGAGTCAATTGCttaattcagagagaaaaatatctgaattGAAAAGATAATTTCCCAATGGATCCTTTCTCCATATATAACTGCATAAATAAAAGTGGAGAAAACATGATCCATACTGACTTTTCATCAAAATCTAAACATCTTAAGTAATAGAATCATGGAAAGAACACTGTGAGTGGATTTCAGGTATATCTTTGACAAAGGGgttggtattttttattatttaaaatcaactttCTTTATCTACattattgatattgatattttagaTGGCGTTGAGGGTGATTCTCTATCCTTTAAATTTACTTATAAGGCTGACAATAAAATTATGGTTAAACGAAGGTcttgggacgccggggtggctcagtggttaagtgtctgccttcagctcaggccatgatcctggggtcccgggatcgagtcccacatcaggttccctgcagggagcctgcttctccctctgcttctctctgtgtgtctctcatgaataaataaataaaatcctttaaataaataaaggtcttAACATTTCTACAAGCAACTTTCTGagaattaaaaggaattaaatttcttttctggaGCATCCTCCCTCCCGCCTATGAAAAGATTACAGACACTGAAAGCAGCATTGACCTCTCTCCATCTGGGCAACCTCACATTGATGTCCATCCTGCCTCCTGTTTGATAAGTGCTGCCAACAAAAAGAAACCCCTGTAGAAACAGTGAGCTCACCGACACAAGGAGAGGAACAACATTCGCCACTTTATTCATCTCTGAGATTCAAGGGCAATGAAATGTTCTCTTGTTGACAGCTAGGAAAACCAGAAATGGCAAACCGTTTTCATCTTGCACGCCAGCTCCGATTCCTGCACGGTGGCTGCCTGAAGCACGGTGCTGGGAAAGCGCTGCACGTGGGGTGAGTGGCCCCGGTGCCCTGGAAATGACCACTGTGAACCCGCCTTGCAGGGGGCGAGCCCTGCTTTCATCTCCCCTGACACAAGGACACCACTGGAATTAGAATCATTCGGGGAGGACAATGACCAACAGTCAGGGCAGAACAGGAACAATTCTGGTGGCAAGGAATCTTAtcctgaagcttttttttttttttttctatttttaagtggaTGGAGTTCCTGAATCCCAGCTAGGGAGAAATCCATTCCTTCATATATCAAAGATGTAAAAATCTCACAAAGATCGTGATTCAGTAGATTGGAGCTGCATACTGAAGGCATGTGCACTACAGCACGTGtgtaacttgatttttaaaaatatgattaattaaaaataattcccagACTGATGCTAATGATCAGGCTACTCTGGAGTCAACACTGTGACTGTATTTGTGTTTGCAGTAGTGCTGTTCACTCCGCCTCCAATGTCCCACTGAGGGCCTGACACTAGTAAGCACCTACTAAATAGTAGtgcaataaacaaatgaatgctCCAAGGGGAAATTCTTTTAACggttaaaataaaaccaataacatctgcttttgcatttttttcaggtTGTCCAAAGTCTTGGGGTCTCAGAATAGTCCAACAAGCCTTAAGCATGTTCCACATTCATTTCTGAGAAAACCTGTTATTTCCTCTGTAGCCAACTAAATCACGAAATGGATGTGTTTGTCCCTCTATTTTTGCCTCCCACATCTACTTCCCCAGCTTTTGTCACGGCTCCTCAATGCTTCTCCGGAGAGCCCACCCACTCTAAGTCCATGGCTGCCAGATGAGGTTTGCTCCATGCCCGGCTCCATGGTGAGTACATGTCCCACCTCCAAGGCAATTAGCCTAGCACATTCTCTTGGCCACAATAATTTCCTCAGTGGAGGAGACATCGGCTAGGCTCAAGAGGGGGGAAAAGCTTTCTCTTATCCTCCACAAGACAtcaaaaagaggggcacctgggtggttcagtggttgagcatctgcctttggctcaggttgtgatcccaggatcctgggatcaagtcccacatcgggcttcccacagggggcctgcttcttcctctgcctatgtctctgcctctctcactgtgtctctcatgaataaataaataaataaaacactaaaaaaaaaaaaaaaaaaaggctgtcaAAAAGATAGGAACCTAAAGACTCCAGGACCCATTACATGGAGCCTTAGGAGGAATCAACATGGAAGCATGGAACCAAGTAGAACATCCTTTTGAGTCCTGACTCACAGCTCACCTGAAGGAGATTTACCTGTGATCTTCTCAGTGACAAGAGACAACaaagtcttttgtttgtttgtctaagCTAATTTGTTTGAGGTTTAGGATCATTCACAATAAGAAGATTCCTGACTAGTCCATCTTCCATCAAGCGAATGTGAATGAGGACACAAGTCTGACTTCTACATCTTCACTGAAATGTGGATAAGCAGTATCTAAAACACATGAAGCTGCTTTAATCCAAAAACTGAATTATCAGCTCTTCTGACACTCCTTGGAGAGTTCAACATTGACATTACCCAGAGGTCCCCGTAGTTATCTAATGTGTGAAGAGCAGCAATTCTCAACAGCCAAAGTGCATAGTCTGTCCTCTGTGTGAACAGAAGCAACACACGTCACAAACGCTGAGTGAAATGGTTAAAAAACACCAATCTGAAGGACATTTTCATGGTCCTTCTCTCCAGGTTTGCCTATCTCCATTTCAACATCAAGTCAGACACTCAGAAAGCAACAAAACTGATCCAAATCACTGATTCTCTTCAATAAAGGAATTAATTGATTAAATCTCCATATTGTGTCCTTGAAGACTTAACATAATGGCCTTGGCTTttatagagagaagagagaaaagagggccAATCGACAAAGAAAATTTCTAGTGACAGAAGGTGAAAAATGGTGCATGAGGACAGAGAAAATAATccgaaagaaaaaaatgttaggtCCAGGATTAGGGCCTAAAAAACTAGGTACCTCCCATGCATTGTCCATAGAAAAAAGCAAACTCCAGCAAAATTGCTACGATGTTTCAGAGGCATCATCTCTTCCCTGTTGCTCTTCTTGTCTGCACAGAGTGGAGGAAGCAGGGCTGACTGCATGGAATTGAGGGCTCTGGGACTTTAAGCCTCACATTAGCTTAGTGGTCCAAGCAGAACCCAATGAACAAGAGGCCTGCTCACACAGAGGCTTCTTCTGGGGTGACAGCGTCTCATCAGCTGCTCCTTCAATCTGACAATCCCAGACAATGTGCGCACATGTTTCTGAACTACAGCCTGGGACGAGGAAGAGACTCTACAAGGCTGGAAACTGCCTCTTGCCAGGGCAAAAGACGCAGCAGCAAATGAGGAACCTGAGATCTGGTGGGAAAAACAATGAGGGGGCAAGGTCACAGAGGAAGTTATAAAAacttgtattatttctcttttctaaaactgAACAGTAAAGATGACACTATATAATGAGAATCACCAACTATGTTGCACTATCTGAAATGCATAACCATGTGTAGTGtgcaattatttttccatttaccatctaatgcttctaaaatattttcaaactttcaCTTCACCAAAGTTTGAACAAGATGGGACTTCTCAATCTGGGTAGTATGGCAATTaagatcatttgcaaatgttgCAAAATataacccccccccaaaaaaattgtCAGATACACAATAGAGCTCACAAAAACAAAAGTGTaaaagctgaagctcagagagattatgTAACTGATTAAATTGCACACAGCTCTggagcagagccagaatttggaACCTGAACATGGAATTTAGGGGTCACATTTCGACTCTTCGTGATACTCTGTCAAACCCAACCTAAGTAGAGCACACGAACCAGATTTCAACTCCTGCGGGATTACAGTAGCTTTCCTCTTGACTGGTTATCGATGTCACTCCTTGGTTATGTCTTGTAGGAGGGTGTGTGGGTTCAGTCAATTACTGAGGGGAATcctcttaataaatgtttacagaAAAGCATGGTGTCCAGAAGATGGTGCAAAACATTGTCACCTGATTCCTTCCAGTCACATGTGTACTGGGGTCTCTTCCCTCTCTGAtcactcttctcttcctccacttCCCCTTGGTCCCTTCCCACTCGAGTCTGCCTATCCCACAGTGTCCAGCTCCCTTCTGGAAAGACAGTGGCAGTTACTGGCTATCACTGGAGGTGCCTTTTAATCCCAGAAGGGAGTGTCCttagaaaataatcttttctgttgtttatacTACTCTCTCGTGGCATAACTTCAATGCATTATGTTTCTCAATATTCTGGGTTTTCTTCTGCTGTACCAGTCTCATCCTGGGGAGGGATAAGGTGAAAGAGGGACTAAGGAGGAGGAGCTAAGAAAATTCAGAATAGAAATATAGAATTTTCTATACCTGCCTCTTATAACAACTGGCTTGGCCTTTAATCTTTAAGCAAAGAGAACAATAAGCTTCTGGGAAAcaccaccttctccctctgctgaggGGTAGTGCTTCTCAGGCAGGAGAAGCCCACTGTGCACACAGCCTGGCCCATCTGAGAGCTGCTGACAGGAACCATAAATCTGCGAGGCATGTAAGGGCAACAGAGAGCCTCTTCTCTTCTCACCAAAGCAGGTTAATTCAGGCTGCTCCTGATCCAGGAGGATACTTTGGTTCCAAGTCAAACAAAGGTCACACCTGCTGTGTACTGGTAACTACATTACCCAAGTTCTGAGTGGGAGTGGAAACAGGTTCTTGCACACCATTCCATGCACTCACTCCCTCAGCAGGGCCCTTTGTCATCctgctcttttcctcttctgtctgAATGATAACCATCTGCTGGTCATCTTGCTTTGACAGGATGGGCCACACAGCGGAGATTCCCAACCATTTTTGTCTGAAATTTAAGATAACCATTGGTCTAGTCAAGTTCTCCATAGAAACAGAaccgtgtgtgtatgtgtgcatgtgtgtgtgtatgtgtgtgtgtagaggagTGAGGATTTTAAGGAACTGGTTCCTACCTTTGTGGGGCCTAGCAAATCCCAAATCCAGTGGGTGGGCTGGCAACTCCAGCAATAAGTTGATGTCTTGAGTCTGAAGATAGTCTGGAAGCAGAATTTTTTCCTCTACAAGGAATCTGAGAATTTTCCCTTAAGACTCTCAATTGATTGGATGAGGCCTACCATGTTAAGTAAGGTAATCTGccttactcaaagtctactgatttaaatgatagtcatatcataaaaaagaaaacaatgcctTTACAGCAAAATATAGACTGATATATGACCAAAAATTGGGCACCAGAGCCTGACGGAGTTGACACACAAAATGAACCATCACAACAGAAGGTGAGGACCTAGAGGATGGGTGACAACCATAGAGCCTCTaaatgagagaaggaaacacACCCCTAGATGTGCATCCCTCCCCAGGGACACCTTGAGAACCTTGAGAAGTGATTTAGAGAAAGTAGAGGGGGGCACAGAGAGTGGGAGCTTGCCAACAGTAATTGTCTCGAAGGGCCAAGTGCCACGATCAGTATTCCAAGCACAACACTCACCTTCTGCAACCCCTGGATAAATTCCTCATCTTCCTCACTAGATTTAAACCATTCAATTTAATATCAAGGTTGCTCACAAAAGACAAAACTCCAAAGAAATCTGAAGCTTCATACATACTTTACGCATATGATATTGTTGTCAAGAGTACTAGCGTTGCAATTTTTCAACTGTTTCATGTAAATgtaaagcaaataaaacatattgATGTTATAAGGAtccacaattttctttttttttttttaagattttatttatttattcgtgagagacacggatagagagagagaggcagagacacaggcagagagagaagcaggctccatgcagggagcctgacgtgggactcgatccagggtctccaggatcacgccctgggctgaaggtggcgctaaaccgctgagccatccgggctgcccaggatctATGATTTTCAACACAAAAGAGAtgaatgcagaaaagaaaaatccttttttttgaggggggagaaaaaaacctctaatgttaaattgaattgaaattatCAGTTcaaacacatgattttttttttttttttttttttttttagtgtatattCCCTTGCTTTGTCCGGTAGAAGGAACTGAAAGCAATGACATCTCAATAGCCATGAGCACAACACCCAGACATGGCCTTTAAATACTATTCTCAATTCAAAAGAatggggcagggagtgggaaggaagggtgcttgggtggctcaatgggttaggcaactgtcttcagctcaggtcatgatcccagggttttgggatcaagtctcacatcaggctccatctctgtgaggagcctgcttctccctttccctctgcctctccccctgcttgtgcatgtgtgcacatgcttgctctcgctcgctctctttctctttgtctcaaataaataaaatctaaaaaataaaataaaataaagatttcaggCAGAGAGCATACAAGATTACAAGATGAGCCCAGAACACCTTTGccaggaaagtaaaagaaatccaTAAACATCAACACAGTCATAGCAAAGAAAATAGGGGGAATCTGTTTGATATTATCAAATACAGTTGAACATACCCTCTGAGCAAGCAATTCCACTCTGAGGTATGTGTCCCCCATCCCCAAAGACAAGTAccagaatgttcatagcagcattactgaAGTAGAACCCAGAAACATCCCAATGTCCACCTGTACTAAAACGGATAAATAAGTTGAAGGAGCAATGAAAAACAAAGACCTGCGAGCTACACACATCACAGATGAATCTCATGAACACAGCGATactcaaagaagccagacataagtATGCTGTATGAGGCCATGTATATAAAATTCCAAAACAGGCAAATTGGACAACCAGGCTTGGAAGTAAGACtggcgggcacctgggtggctcagtcagttaagggtctgcctttggctcagatcatgatcccggggtcctgggattgagccccacgtcaagctccccactcagtggagagtctgcttgttcctctgccttccccaaagcttgtgctctctctcttttaaataaagtgaaaaacaatattaaaaaaaaaaagaagaagaagactggTGGTTACCCTGGTAGGGGACAGTAGTGATAGGAAGAGGGTGTGATGGGGCCTCTGGGCTGCTggcaatgttctatttcttgatttgggAACTAGTTCCACAGGTATttcctctgtgaaaaaaaaatgaactacaggCTTGATTTTTTATGTGTATTGCtctatatgttaaaattttatttaaaaattgtacttttgggatccctaggtggcgcagcggtttggcgcctgccttcggcctagggcgcgatcctggagacccaggatcgaatcccacatcgggctcccagtgcatggagcctgcttctgtctctgcctctctctctctctctctctctctctctctctctctctctctctgtgactatcataaataaataaaaaaattaaaaaaataaataaataaataaaatgctctttaaaaaaaataaaaataaaaataaaaattgtacttttatttttatttattttcttttggagatggaggggagagggagagagggaatctcaagctggttccacgcccagtgcagaaccatacaatgtggggctcgatcttaataccctgagatcatgacctgccctgaaaacaagagtcagccgcttaactggctgaaccccccaggcgccccttaaagatttactttttaaaaagccagcttGAAGGGTTTCCCACTGGCCAAATTTAGTGCAATTTGAACATCAAAAGGGAGGTGTTACACTGTGTCTATAACTTCCGAGTTCATTGCGCTAATCTCTcaatttgtatgtttgtttgaAATGGTTCATAAGAAAAaggtgaagaaatgagaaaaattttaagcaagGATAAAACCCTATTCATAAGGCCATATAATTTCCATCTATATTACTTCTCTCGAGAATTTTCCAGGAAGACCCACTTACAACTCAATCTTACACAAACAACCTCACACCACACCCAACAGTTAAAACTGCATTTCTCAACCTTTGCCCACTGGCTCTAAATAGAAGACACCTGGAAAAGATCTCTTATTCAAATGAGTTTTTAGAAGCTCGGTTATGCGAAGTTTTCTTGCTATCACATGACTCAGAAatcttcatatatttaatatGCATTGTCCTGTGTGGGGGAACACACCTACAGAGTAAAgcgatatttctttttctttttctttttttttaaagattttatttatttatttattcatgaaagccacagagagagaggcagagacataggcagagggagaagcgggctccctgaggagagacagatgcaggactcgatcccaggaccccggatcacgacctgagccaaaggcagacataaAGTGACATAAGTAACCCAATTTTATTTCCAACCCTTTTTTGAGCACAGACCCCTTATATCCCAGAAAATCTTGTAGGTTAAGGGTTCTCCAGGCTTTTAGGAAAGTACTAGTATGAGACATCCTCTACCTCATTTTACAACTTCTCTGTCTTTGATTAACCAAAGAGCCCTCAGATTTCCTTCTGGGTCCTGAAGTCTCCAATGACTCATTTGCAGCCACATGAAGATCTGTCTCCCAAACAGTGCAATTTCCTGTTCgccaaaatacaaaatgtaattttttgttcAGGAACCTATTGTTTAAATATGTATGCACTGAAAAAGAAACATGTATGCACTGTTTTATGTGTATCTATGTAAGCTTTGCTTCAAGTGCACGAAAaatatgttggttttttttttaatatctgtttaaaacaaagggttgctggaggtgaggtaggcgggaggatggggtaactg
This Canis lupus familiaris isolate Mischka breed German Shepherd chromosome 8, alternate assembly UU_Cfam_GSD_1.0, whole genome shotgun sequence DNA region includes the following protein-coding sequences:
- the LOC102151865 gene encoding uncharacterized protein LOC102151865 isoform X1, with product MKIEEMYFRWWRSLRCEQSWKEPEAAEDTRDEVEISGSSFAAASFALARGSFQPCRVSSSSQAVVQKHVRTLSGIVRLKEQLMRRCHPRRSLCVSRPLVHWVLLGPLS